CGAACCGATCAAAGAGGTGCTCGAGACGGTCCGGCGGACCGAGATCGACGTCGTCCACACGCGGGAGGGCCACGACCCGCAGCTCGCGGACGCCCCGTTCAACAAGCTGCTGCGCAGCAAGATGGCGGGTGATGGCCACGGCATCGGGGAGACGCCGCCCGGCGGTGTCGGTCCGCTGCTGACGCGGGGCCACGAGAACTGGGACATCATCGACGAACTGGCCCCCGAAGCCGGCGAGCCGGTGGTCGACAAACCCACCAAAGGGGCGTTCGGAAACACCAACATCGACATGGTACTGAATCGGCTCGGAGCGACGCATCTCGTCATCGCCGGCATCACGACCGACGTCTGTGTGCACACGATAATGCGCGAAGCCAACGACCGCGGCTACTGGTGTACCCTTCTGAAGGACGCGACCGGCGCCACCGACCCCGGCAACCGGGACGCCGCCATCAAATCCGTCAAGATGCAGGGCGGGGTCTTCGGTTGGGTGTCGGACACAGAACGGTTCACCGAGGCCGTCGAATCGGCACTGGTATAACGGCCCCGAGTCCCGTTTTCTCTCTTCTACCGGCCACGCTGTGGATAACGGGCAAGCAGTCCCTCGCATCCCGCACAACCAGTAGCAGTCACATCCGGACGAACACTCCGTCGGAGCGCGACGAACGACCGTCTCCGGATTAAACGCCGTCGACTCTGGGACGACAGCAACCGCCGTCTGGGACGGGTCGAGTTGGTAGCGATACCGAAAAAAACGACCGCCGTCAGTCGTCGCTCGGTGACGTCGAGACCGATTGCTCGTAGGACTCGAACGTCGATCCCATCCGGTCGTCACCCAACACCCGCGTCCCTACCCGCATCGCGATGGGGTAGACGACTAGCGTCAGGATAAGGCCCAGTGCACCCGGTAGTGCTTCGGGGATGTTCTGATACGCGTAGTAATTGAGACCGACAGCCGCGAACAGCGCGACGAGGGCGGCCCAGTTGAAGTCCGCTGTGCGGACGTCGTCGTAGCCACGCGAGCGCAGCAGGAAGTAGTCGGCGATGACGATGCCCCCGATCGGTGGCACGACGATACCTATCAGGAGGAGCCAGCTCTGGAGCTGGGAGATGACCTCCGTGATCGCCGTCACGTACGCCGCGACGATGGCGATCAGGCCGGCGACGCGCCAGCTAACCAGGTCTGAGAGGTTGGTGTACGCCATCGTCGCCCCGTAGTTACAGGCGTCACACGTCGACCAGAGACTGACCACGGCCGCCGCGACGATGGGAACCGACCCCAGCACGCCGATCATCCCGAAGTAGGGGTTGAGCGAGGCCAGCGCGGCGGCACTCAGTGCCCCGACGAGCATCATCACCGTGTTGCAGATCAGGAAGGCGATGACCGTCGCGACGATAACCTGTTTCTTGTTCTCCGCGAACCGGACAATGTCGCCCGTCGCGGTGCCACTCACGGCGAACGTCCCCCACGTGAGTCCCACGCCGACGAGGAACGGAATCGACTCGCCGGGTGCCGGCTGACTCAGAATCGACGTCCCGGCGGGG
The Halomicroarcula saliterrae genome window above contains:
- a CDS encoding purine-cytosine permease family protein; amino-acid sequence: MSSTTGDSSGIVQKLREFFKQDSERDEYSDQRVPDSERKGIWKPATVWIGFAIAYSIAFIGSQIYMGLGMPEALYAIVIGNVILAIYATLIGVAAVDGGLNFPLQVREAFGRKGALLPIAVLGILVNGWYAFQAWLAADVIRAAYDPNWYVLITLVVLAFGIPAVLGVDAMSEIVEKLVIPIMLLFVGYILFAQVIPAGTSILSQPAPGESIPFLVGVGLTWGTFAVSGTATGDIVRFAENKKQVIVATVIAFLICNTVMMLVGALSAAALASLNPYFGMIGVLGSVPIVAAAVVSLWSTCDACNYGATMAYTNLSDLVSWRVAGLIAIVAAYVTAITEVISQLQSWLLLIGIVVPPIGGIVIADYFLLRSRGYDDVRTADFNWAALVALFAAVGLNYYAYQNIPEALPGALGLILTLVVYPIAMRVGTRVLGDDRMGSTFESYEQSVSTSPSDD
- a CDS encoding cysteine hydrolase family protein; the encoded protein is MSNQDFVQAPRDGRGTYLEKVTEAYERYQETGVIHYPEWLYGPPKGELFRVEVEDCPEFGETAELEFDSGRTAFLSIDMQQDFCGYDGYVDTMGYDLGQTRRAVEPIKEVLETVRRTEIDVVHTREGHDPQLADAPFNKLLRSKMAGDGHGIGETPPGGVGPLLTRGHENWDIIDELAPEAGEPVVDKPTKGAFGNTNIDMVLNRLGATHLVIAGITTDVCVHTIMREANDRGYWCTLLKDATGATDPGNRDAAIKSVKMQGGVFGWVSDTERFTEAVESALV